The segment TCCGGTGCCGGCGCGGATCTCCATGATGACGCTTTTTTCATCTCGGGGGTCTTTGGGAAGCAACAGCCGTTTTAAATTGTCTTCGACCTCCTGGCGTTTTGCCGTCAATGCGTCGAGTTCTTCCTGAGCCAGGGCAACCATTTCCGCATCGCTTTCCTCGGCGACGATTTTCTGGTTTTCTTCCAATTGCACGACAATGGTTTTCAGTTCTTTGGATGCGGCCACGATAGGCGCCAGTTCCGACTGTTCGCGGGCGTACTTCTGGTAATCGGATTGCTGAGCAATGATTTTCGGGTCGCTCAAAAGTTCGTTGAGCTGATCGTAGCGTTGGCCGATGGAATCGAGTTTTTTTAACATTGGACAGCCTCACAAGGGGAGGCGGGAAGGTCGAGTGAAATTAGTGATTACAAGAAATTCCGTGCCGAAAATTCCACGGCAGGGATGCGGTTGTGAGGAATGGATCTAATTGGGGGCGGCGGTTTCCTGATCGTTTTTGGAACTTTTCTTGTATTTGCGGTTGAATTTTTCAATACGCCCTGCGGTATCCAGCAGTTTCTGCTTTCCGGTATAGAACGGGTGGCATGCGGAGCAGATTTCAAGATGCAGATCCTTGACGGTGGAACCGATTTTCACTTCGTTTCCGCAAGCGCAACGGATCACGGTTTCAAAATAATCAGGATGGATTCCCTCTTTCATAACACGTCATTCCTCTATTTTCAGGTGTTCATGGCCGCCAAAAATTCGGCATTGGTTTTTGTTTCCTTGATTTTCTGCAGGAGAAGATCCATCGTATCATGGATTCCCATGGGCAGTAAAACTTTTCTCAACAACCACACCCTTTGCAGGTCCTCTTCAGGAAGGAGCAGTTCTTCTTTCCGGGTTCCGGAACGGTTGATATCGATGGAAGGAAATGTTCGTTTGTCCGCCAGTTTACGATCCAGAACGATTTCGAGGTTACCGGTTCCTTTGAATTCCTCAAAGATCACGTCGTCCATGCGGCTTCCCGTATCGATCAATGCGGTGGCGATGATGGTCAGGCTGCCGCCTTCTTCGAGATTACGGGCGGCGCCAAAAAATCGCTTCGGGCGTTGCAGGGCGTTGGAGTCGACACCGCCTGAGAGCACCTTGCCGCTGGGCGGGACGATGGCGTTATAGGCACGTGCCAGGCGAGTGATGCTGTCCAGCAGAATCACCACGTCTTTCTTGTGTTCCACCAGCCGTTTGGCTTTTTCGATCACCATTTCCGCCACCTGAACGTGCCGCTGAGCGGGCTCGTCGAATGTGGAACTGATGACTTCGCCTTTCACCGACCGCTCCATGTCCGTAACTTCCTCCGGGCGTTCGTCGATCAAAAGGACGATAAGGACCACTTCAGGAAAATTGGTGCTGATGCTGTTGGCGATCGACTGCAAAAGCATGGTTTTACCGGTTCGGGGCGGGGCGACGATCAATCCGCGCTGTCCCTTGCCGATCGGGGTCATCAAATCCATGACCCGGGCACTGTAATCTTTACAGTTAGGCGTTTCCAGACGCAGACGTTCTTCCGGATAAAGAGGCGTCAGGTTGTCAAACAGGATTTTATCTTTGGTTTTTTCGGGGTTTTCAAAATTGATGGCCTCAACCTTCAATAAGGCAAAATAGCGTTCGCTGTCTTTTGGCGGGCGAATCTGTCCGGAAATGGTGTCTCCGGTCCGCATGTCGAATTTGCGTATTTGCGAAGGCGAAACATAAATGTCATCCGGGCCCGGTAAATAATTGTAGGTCGGCGCCCTGAGAAAGCCGAATCCGTCCGGTAGGATCTCCAGGACACCCTGGCCAAACATCAAACCGTCTTTTTCAGTTCTGGCCTCCAGGATTTTAAAAATCAGGTCCTGCTTTCGCAAGCCGCTGTGCCCCTGAATCTTGAGTTCCTTGGCGATGTTGGTGAGTTCGGAGATGGTTTTGGATTTTAGTTCTTCTATATTCATTTGGCTCATAGTTCTAGGTCTCTTTGGGGTAGAGAGTTTTGGTTGGTCGATTAGTTAGGATTTGGAGTTATTGATTGCTATTCCGGATTGTGGGCAGAAATGAAATCTTTCTATCTTTAGGTGTATGGAAAATGGATATGTTTATTTAAAAGCGTAGAAAAAGCCGGTGCTTGATTGGGGTTCGGGGTTTTTTTTGGGAGCTTAAGGAGATCTATTATCAGAGTAGACAGTAAAACTCCCTTTGTCAACTTTATTTTCGTCTTAACGTTCTAATTTAGCCAGCCTTTGGGGGACGGTCGGAATGGTTTTTGCCCCGGTCAGGAGCGTCTTTTTTCGACATCTGGATAATTTGAAGGCACTCACCGGTCTTTAGGGTACCGGTCGCTTTGTCTAAATTTCTGATTCGATTGCACGTTTTTTGCAAACCTGCCATAATGGCCGCATGAAAAAAATTGTGATCATAGGCGGCGGCATTGCGGGGCTGGCGGCGGCGCACCGTCTTCAGGAAGAGATTTCCGCCGGGGTTCCTTTAGAGTGCACGCTTCTGGAATCGGCGGAGCAGTTTGGCGGCAAGATCGCCACCGAGCGGTTTGACGGTTTTGTGATCGAGCGCGGGCCGGATTCTTTCATTTCGCAGAAGCCGGCGGCCATCGAGCTGTGTAAAAAGCTGGGTCTGGGCGACCGGTTGGTGGGAACCAATCCCGGCCAGACAAAAACCTATGTCTACACCGGTAAAAAGCTGGTGACCATGCCGGACGGTTTGAGTTTGATGATTCCCACAAAGTTTCTGCCGTTTGCCCTGACGCCGCTGTTCAGCATTCCCGGAAAAATCCGCATGGGGCTGGATCTTCTGATTCCCAAAAAACGCGGCAAGGCCGATGAAAGCCTGGCTTCTTTTGTGAGACGGCGGATGGGTGAAGAAGCGCTCAGGAAAATGGCCGAACCCATGCTGGCGGGAATCTATGCCAGCGACCCGGAGACCATGAGCATCCAAAGCACTTTTCCGATGTTCGTTCAGACCGAACAGAAATACCGCTCTCTGATTCTGGGCATGCTGGAAAGAAAACGTCAGATGCTCATGCACAAACCCAGTGGCAACCGTCAACCATTCTCCTTGTTCATGACGCTGAAAAACGGTCTCGGCGAAATGGTGGGCGCGGTAATCGAAAAATCGCCCGACGTCTCGTTTCGGGCCAATGCCAAGGTGCTGGAAGTGGCAAAGCATGAAGAGGGCTGGCGAGTGGTTCTGGAAAATGGAGAAACGCTGGATGCCGATAGCGTGATCTTTGCGACGCCGGCCAAGTTGTCGGCGGATTTTTTACAGCCCTTCGCTCCGAAAGTCGCTGAATTATTGAACC is part of the Nitrospinaceae bacterium genome and harbors:
- the rho gene encoding transcription termination factor Rho, translating into MSQMNIEELKSKTISELTNIAKELKIQGHSGLRKQDLIFKILEARTEKDGLMFGQGVLEILPDGFGFLRAPTYNYLPGPDDIYVSPSQIRKFDMRTGDTISGQIRPPKDSERYFALLKVEAINFENPEKTKDKILFDNLTPLYPEERLRLETPNCKDYSARVMDLMTPIGKGQRGLIVAPPRTGKTMLLQSIANSISTNFPEVVLIVLLIDERPEEVTDMERSVKGEVISSTFDEPAQRHVQVAEMVIEKAKRLVEHKKDVVILLDSITRLARAYNAIVPPSGKVLSGGVDSNALQRPKRFFGAARNLEEGGSLTIIATALIDTGSRMDDVIFEEFKGTGNLEIVLDRKLADKRTFPSIDINRSGTRKEELLLPEEDLQRVWLLRKVLLPMGIHDTMDLLLQKIKETKTNAEFLAAMNT
- a CDS encoding protoporphyrinogen oxidase, translated to MKKIVIIGGGIAGLAAAHRLQEEISAGVPLECTLLESAEQFGGKIATERFDGFVIERGPDSFISQKPAAIELCKKLGLGDRLVGTNPGQTKTYVYTGKKLVTMPDGLSLMIPTKFLPFALTPLFSIPGKIRMGLDLLIPKKRGKADESLASFVRRRMGEEALRKMAEPMLAGIYASDPETMSIQSTFPMFVQTEQKYRSLILGMLERKRQMLMHKPSGNRQPFSLFMTLKNGLGEMVGAVIEKSPDVSFRANAKVLEVAKHEEGWRVVLENGETLDADSVIFATPAKLSADFLQPFAPKVAELLNRIKYVSTATATLAYRKEGFSHPLNGFGFVVPRTEGRKILACTWTSSKFPHRTPEGYVMLRCFVGGALNEDLAEQDEKAIEKMVKKELADLMGIHQEPDVCKIFHNKKSNVQYRVGHADLIDSVEKELSSFPGLFLTGSAYTGIGIPDCIQNGTRTAEAAINFFAEKSQAAV
- the rpmE gene encoding 50S ribosomal protein L31; the protein is MKEGIHPDYFETVIRCACGNEVKIGSTVKDLHLEICSACHPFYTGKQKLLDTAGRIEKFNRKYKKSSKNDQETAAPN